From the Primulina tabacum isolate GXHZ01 chromosome 3, ASM2559414v2, whole genome shotgun sequence genome, one window contains:
- the LOC142539576 gene encoding pentatricopeptide repeat-containing protein At3g29290 — translation MMLMMMEIPKSSPANSVSLYKTDQKNHFYCCLRRGDFGVHHQFIKWRAFFKLDSKIRTSSSRCFGISAVTLTDGSGKWFRSAKWRMPDVGLLSKSVEIDSSCFSPCKVATSLEFEPACEEVKALILPQNGDFSEVSAHHMLPTQGSLDDKKLADQPQIDDIAMVPGKTRDAGHDKIHYLEEKNEEILSERIIKLSRSNKARSVLALYRSMEFCGLLPNLHACNSLLSCLLRNGRIHDALKIFEFMKAKEIVSGHSYSLMLKAIASYRSCDAAILMFEEAEREDGTKKYLDVVVYNTMIAAFGKVNDWVQAERMWRTLQKNCHVGTVVTYRLLICIFVRSGQNELALDAYKEMVQDGLSPCKDSLEAIIGACVREEQWEMGMSVFHSMINNGQKPSLTSCNALINSLGKVGKGEGAFKVYGLMKSLGYVPDAYSWNALLGALYSSNQHADALRLFESIQKEHKSVLNLHIYNTGLRCCQRLGLWDRALQLLWQMETYGLPVSVMSYNLVIAACERARKPEIALQVYKRMVQRTISPDTFTLLSLIRSFIWGSLWSKVEEIINSRPDGSLYNAAIQGMCLRNQGDMARKLYVQMREIGLKPDGKTRALMLQNLPKD, via the exons ATGATGCTGATGATGATGGAGATACCCAAGAGTTCACCAGCAAATAGTGTTTCTTTATATAAGACCGACCAGAAAAATCACTTCTATTGCTGTTTAAGAAGGGGTGATTTTGGAGTTCATCATCAGTTTATTAAGTGGCGTGCGTTTTTCAAATTGGACTCGAAAATAAGGACCAGCAGCAGCCGTTGTTTTGGCATTAGTGCGGTAACTTTGACCGATGGTTCGGGAAAATGGTTTAGAAGTGCAAAATGGAGGATGCCAGATGTGGGTTTGTTATCTAAGTCTGTAGAAATTGATAGTTCTTGCTTTAGCCCATGTAAGGTTGCTACAAGTCTTGAGTTTGAGCCCGCTTGCGAAGAGGTTAAAGCATTGATTCTGCCTCAAAATGGAGATTTTTCTGAAGTTTCTGCTCATCATATGCTGCCAACTCAGGGTAGTTTGGATGATAAAAAATTGGCAGATCAACCCCAAATCGATGACATTGCAATGGTTCCTGGAAAAACAAGAGATGCAGGTCACGATAAGATTCATTATTTGGaggaaaaaaatgaagaaatattatcAGAAAGGATAATTAAACTCAGCAGATCAAATAAAGCTAGAAGTGTGTTAGCATTGTACAGATCAATGGAGTTTTGTGGTCTCTTGCCTAATTTACATGCCTGTAATTCACTTCTCTCTTGTCTCTTGAGGAATGGTAGAATTCATGATGCCTTAAAAATCTTTGAATTTATGAAAGCAAAGGAGATTGTCAGTGGGCATAGTTATAGTTTGATGTTAAAAGCAATTGCCAGTTACAGGAGCTGTGATGCGGCTATACTTATGTTTGAGGAAGCAGAACGGGAGGATGGCACCAAGAAATATTTGGATGTGGTTGTCTATAACACAATGATAGCTGCTTTTGGAAAGGTTAACGACTGGGTTCAGGCTGAAAGAATGTGGAGAACTTTGCAGAAAAATTGCCATGTAGGGACAGTTGTTACCTATCGCCTGCTGATTTGCATATTTGTTCGCTCTGGTCAAAATGAGCTCGCTCTTGATGCATATAAAGAGATGGTTCAAGATGGGTTGAGTCCATGTAAAGATTCATTGGAAGCTATTATTGGAGCGTGCGTGAGAGAAGAGCAGTGGGAAATGGGCATGAGTGTCTTTCATAGTATGATAAACAATGGGCAGAAACCAAGTTTAACATCGTGTAATGCTCTGATAAACTCTCTTGGGAAAGTTGGGAAGGGTGAAGGAGCATTTAAGGTCTATGGTTTAATGAAATCGTTAGGCTATGTTCCTGATGCATACTCATGGAACGCACTTCTTGGTGCTTTGTACAGCTCAAATCAACATGCTGATGCTCTTCGTTTGTTTGAAAGCATCCAAAAAGAGCATAAATCTGTTCTAAATTTGCACATTTACAACACCGGATTGAGGTGCTGCCAGAGGCTTGGGCTATGGGACAGAGCACTGCAGCTACTCTGGCAGATGGAAACTTATGGGCTTCCTGTTTCTGTTATGTCATACAACCTTGTCATTGCAGCTTGTGAGAGAGCGAGAAAGCCAGAGATTGCATTACAAGTCTACAAACGTATGGTCCAACGAACAATATCTCCCGACACATTCACCTTGCTGTCACTAATAAGAAGTTTTATCTGGGGTTCGCTTTGGAGTAAAGTAGAAGAAATTATAAAT TCTAGACCAGATGGATCTCTCTATAATGCTGCTATTCAGGGTATGTGTTTGAGGAACCAGGGTGATATGGCTAGAAAACTATACGTGCAAATGCGTGAGATTGGCCTCAAGCCAGATGGGAAGACACGGGCTTTAATGCTGCAAAATTTACCTAAAGATTGA
- the LOC142539577 gene encoding uncharacterized protein LOC142539577 — MGSAYPNSDPSSSYLYNTATGYAAYYTQNPNFNQHQTSFYPQLQPSGAETTSYVWQPPMAAAAAYAPEQHDPNVAVDAAATSYYGDQNVILQNWIAALKQMAVPHASGITATNPVTQSKKSNAWIKYPKKTKIVQFAWCEVCKIDCNSKGVLDQHKLGKKHQKNLEKLRAATAPVHVKHAASSSLLAPTVAPSEKPVIGPEENPNKSKAAKGENSQKKAAEKTEDLETKKRKVLDGGAAAEAVRTCIICNVVCNSETVFRYHLAGQKHASMIKKYLSMTGVTLAV, encoded by the exons ATGGGCTCAGCTTACCCTAATTCAGACCCATCATCTTCCTATTTATACAATACCGCCACCGGTTACGCTGCGTATTACACTCAAAACCCTAATTTTAATCAACACCAAACCAGCTTTTATCCCCAGCTGCAGCCATCGGGTGCTGAAACGACCTCGTATGTTTGGCAGCCACCTATGGCTGCGGCTGCCGCGTACGCACCGGAGCAGCATGATCCCAATGTTGCTGTTGATGCTGCCGCCACTTCTTATTATGGAGATCAAAATGTTATCTTGCAGAATTGGATTGCTGCTCTAAAGCAAATGGCGGTTCCTCATGCTTCT GGCATAACTGCAACTAATCCAGTCACTCAATCTAAAAAAAGCAATGCTTGGATAAAATACCCCAAGAAGACTAAGATTGTGCAATTTGCATGGTGTGAAGTTTGCAAGATTGATTGTAACAGTAAGGGTGTTCTTGATCAACATAAATTGGGGAAAAAACACCAGAAAAATCTTGAAAAGTTAAGGGCAGCAACTGCACCCGTCCATGTCAAGCATGCTGCTTCATCATCTTTGCTTGCTCCTACAGTCGCCCCATCAGAAAAACCAGTAATTGGACCAGAAGAGAACCCAAACAAATCAAAAGCTGCCAAGGGAGAAAATTCCCAGAAGAAAGCAGCTGAGAAAACGGAGGATTTGgagacaaagaaaagaaaagtttTGGATGGAGGGGCAGCAGCTGAAGCTGTGCGCACGTGCATCATTTGTAATGTGGTGTGCAATAGCGAGACGGTCTTCAGATATCATCTTGCTGGTCAAAAACATGCTTCCATGATTAAGAAGTACTTATCCATGACAGGAGTTACTTTGGCAGTCTGA
- the LOC142539578 gene encoding uncharacterized protein LOC142539578 isoform X4: protein MNLPICHFFGLVFSTIFLRTSGVLCLSSGVLFFSSGNRYYLLQTFKQLSYVVDLADKMTGISLYGIVRDISRNSESRFSLKIEDATGAIWAKLNFIRSWSLGRLGVGHTVYISGLSSWMTRRKR, encoded by the exons ATGAACCTCCCCATTTGCCACTTTTTCGGTCTCGTTTTCTCCACAATCTTTCTTCGTACCTCCGGTGTACTGTGCTTAAGTTCCGGCGTGCTGTTCTTCTCCTCCGGCAACCGCTACTATCTCCTTCAGACCTTCAAACAACTC TCATATGTTGTAGATCTAGCTGACAAGATGACTGGCATAAGCCTCTATGGCATTGTGAGAGACATAAGTAGAAATTCAGAGTCCAGGTTTTCTTTGAAGATTGAAGATGCCACTGGAGCAATATGGGCAAAGCTAAATTTCATTAGATCTTG GTCATTGGGGAGATTAGGAGTTGGTCATACAGTCTACATATCTGGTTTAAGCTCTTGGATGACGCGTCGGAAAAG ATGA
- the LOC142539578 gene encoding uncharacterized protein LOC142539578 isoform X2 translates to MNLPICHFFGLVFSTIFLRTSGVLCLSSGVLFFSSGNRYYLLQTFKQLSYVVDLADKMTGISLYGIVRDISRNSESRFSLKIEDATGAIWAKLNFIRSWSLGRLGVGHTVYISGLSSWMTRRKRYVEYG, encoded by the exons ATGAACCTCCCCATTTGCCACTTTTTCGGTCTCGTTTTCTCCACAATCTTTCTTCGTACCTCCGGTGTACTGTGCTTAAGTTCCGGCGTGCTGTTCTTCTCCTCCGGCAACCGCTACTATCTCCTTCAGACCTTCAAACAACTC TCATATGTTGTAGATCTAGCTGACAAGATGACTGGCATAAGCCTCTATGGCATTGTGAGAGACATAAGTAGAAATTCAGAGTCCAGGTTTTCTTTGAAGATTGAAGATGCCACTGGAGCAATATGGGCAAAGCTAAATTTCATTAGATCTTG GTCATTGGGGAGATTAGGAGTTGGTCATACAGTCTACATATCTGGTTTAAGCTCTTGGATGACGCGTCGGAAAAG ATATGTGGAGTATGGATAG
- the LOC142539578 gene encoding uncharacterized protein LOC142539578 isoform X3: MNLPICHFFGLVFSTIFLRTSGVLCLSSGVLFFSSGNRYYLLQTFKQLSYVVDLADKMTGISLYGIVRDISRNSESRFSLKIEDATGAIWAKLNFIRSWSLGRLGVGHTVYISGLSSWMTRRKR; encoded by the exons ATGAACCTCCCCATTTGCCACTTTTTCGGTCTCGTTTTCTCCACAATCTTTCTTCGTACCTCCGGTGTACTGTGCTTAAGTTCCGGCGTGCTGTTCTTCTCCTCCGGCAACCGCTACTATCTCCTTCAGACCTTCAAACAACTC TCATATGTTGTAGATCTAGCTGACAAGATGACTGGCATAAGCCTCTATGGCATTGTGAGAGACATAAGTAGAAATTCAGAGTCCAGGTTTTCTTTGAAGATTGAAGATGCCACTGGAGCAATATGGGCAAAGCTAAATTTCATTAGATCTTG GTCATTGGGGAGATTAGGAGTTGGTCATACAGTCTACATATCTGGTTTAAGCTCTTGGATGACGCGTCGGAAAAG GTAG
- the LOC142539578 gene encoding uncharacterized protein LOC142539578 isoform X1 codes for MNLPICHFFGLVFSTIFLRTSGVLCLSSGVLFFSSGNRYYLLQTFKQLSYVVDLADKMTGISLYGIVRDISRNSESRFSLKIEDATGAIWAKLNFIRSWSLGRLGVGHTVYISGLSSWMTRRKRSFHYSRFVP; via the exons ATGAACCTCCCCATTTGCCACTTTTTCGGTCTCGTTTTCTCCACAATCTTTCTTCGTACCTCCGGTGTACTGTGCTTAAGTTCCGGCGTGCTGTTCTTCTCCTCCGGCAACCGCTACTATCTCCTTCAGACCTTCAAACAACTC TCATATGTTGTAGATCTAGCTGACAAGATGACTGGCATAAGCCTCTATGGCATTGTGAGAGACATAAGTAGAAATTCAGAGTCCAGGTTTTCTTTGAAGATTGAAGATGCCACTGGAGCAATATGGGCAAAGCTAAATTTCATTAGATCTTG GTCATTGGGGAGATTAGGAGTTGGTCATACAGTCTACATATCTGGTTTAAGCTCTTGGATGACGCGTCGGAAAAG AAGTTTCCATTATTCAAGATTTGTGCCATGA
- the LOC142539579 gene encoding LOW QUALITY PROTEIN: DNA (cytosine-5)-methyltransferase 1B-like (The sequence of the model RefSeq protein was modified relative to this genomic sequence to represent the inferred CDS: inserted 2 bases in 2 codons; deleted 1 base in 1 codon) has product MAKQTQKGRHENQSDDSQQIQHPKNPQSSRKSTSNKVKVATEQKQRKRPASQANDDSVVLRKMPKRSAACSDFKEKSLNIAEKDSIIETKKDVSVEDELLAVRLTVGQENGRPCRRLMDFIFHNSDGVPQPFEMLEVDDIFITGLILPLDEGVDKDKAKGIRCDGFGRIEEWSISGYEDGLPVIWISTEIADYDCLKPSGSFKKFYDHFYAKAVVCVEVYKKLSKSSGGDPNVSLDELLAGVVRAMSGMKCFRGGLSIRDFIVSQGDFIYNQLIGLDQSSKRTDNLFIELPVLSALKDECSKLVDLVQAQPGSLPGSLRIGPKYGDENSKSLSAICCPLEETEDSKMARLYQDQEVWCSMKQKKSQGSASLSSQYYIKINEDEIAHDYPLPAYYKACSEETDEYIVFDSGGGVHDIDDLPKNRLHNWALYNSDARLVPLELLPMKPCSEIDVTIFGSGVMTIDDGSGYNLDGECARSSSGLADSEIEGMPVFLSEIKDWVIEFGSEMVSIFIRTDMSWYRLGKPSKQYAAWYERVLKTVRVAVSILAMLKDEIRLARLPFNDVIKRVSDFTKDHPAFISSNKEVVERYVVVHGQIILQHFLEFPDRGIKKCQFVIGLVKKMEERHHRKWLVSKKKVVLRNGQNLNPRSAIEPVVSKRKPMQATTTRLINRLWGGYYSNHLPEESNEGIHSEVKEEDEIEEQEENEEEDALEEKLAVQDKSQIHGSAQRQTKSCSGSKLVKWVGKSVGQLPTGEALYKRATVHGYEIEVGGTVQVDELGNDLAICFIEYMFEKIDGDKMFHGRLMLQGCETVLGNTANERELFLTEHCMNYQLEEVKHSVHVNIGSTPWGYQHRKANANTEKMNRARAEERKKMGLPTEYYCKSLYSPKRGAFFALPCKSMGXGSGSCQACKSKEADVDNETFILHDSMNGFXVLGNKYSILDYVYVSPSYFSAEKEGESFKSGRNVGLRAHVVCQLLEICNLKKSQPRDASSVQVKVRRFFRPEDISVAKAYSSDIRELYYSEEMHTVLVDAIEGKCEIRKRKDLQIQDVPCTFDHAFFCECLYDPSNGSIKQLPSHMKIKYSSGKPSDDATYRKKGKSKEGEDDSEVGRLKEESQRNRLISLDIFAGCGGLSEGLQQSGVSFTKWAIEYDEAAGDAFKLNHPEASVFVSNCNVILRAVMQKCGDADDCISTPEATELAASLNQEDVDNLPLPGQVDFINGGPPCQGFSGMNRFNHSAWSKVQCEMILAFLSFADYYRPKFFLLENVRNFVTFNQGQTFRLTLASLLEMGYQVRFGILEAGAFGVPQSRKRAFIWAASPEEMLPEWPEPMHVFAAPELKISLSGNLYYSAVRSTARGAPLRPLTVRDTIGDLPPVGNGASNPSIEYQSDPMSWFQKKIRGNMEVLNDHIAKEMNELNLIRCQRIPRRPGADWRDLPDDKVKLSTGQVVDLIPWCLPNTAKRHNQWKGLFGRLDWDGNFPTSITDPQPMGKVGMCFHPEQDRIVTVRECSRSQGFPDKYKFSGAVLHKHRQIGNAVPPPLAYALGRKLKEAIERKSL; this is encoded by the exons ATGGCCAAACAGACTCAAAAAGGAAGGCATGAGAATCAGTCAGATGATAGCCAACAAATTCAACACCCCAAAAATCCACAATCCAGTAGGAAGTCGACTTCAA ATAAAGTTAAAGTGGCAACCGAGCAAAAACAGAGAAAGAGGCCTGCCTCACAAGCCAATGATGATTCCGTTGTTTTGCGAAAAATGCCAAAGCGATCTGCCGCATGTTCAGATTTCAAGGAGAAATCGCTTAACATAGCGGAAAAAGACTCCataattgaaacaaaaaaagaTGTTAGTGTGGAAGATGAGTTGTTGGCTGTTCGTCTGACTGTTGGACAAGAAAATGGCAGACCATGTAGGAGGCTCATGGATTTCATCTTTCATAATTCAGATGGGGTACCCCAACCTTTTGAAATGTTAGAAGttgatgatatttttatcaCCGGTCTCATCTTGCCGCTTGATGAAGGTGTTGACAAAGACAAAGCAAAAGGAATAAGATGCGATGGCTTTGGGCGCATTGAAGAATGGTCCATATCTGGTTATGAAGATGGGTTGCCAGTAATATGGATCTCCACGGAGATAGCTGATTATGATTGTCTTAAACCGTCTGGAAGCTTCAAGAAGTTCTATGACCATTTCTATGCCAAGGCTGTTGTCTGTGTTGAGGTTTACAAGAAATTGTCCAAATCTTCTGGAGGAGATCCCAATGTAAGCCTTGATGAATTGCTTGCTGGGGTTGTGCGTGCAATGAGTGGGATGAAATGCTTCCGTGGTGGTCTATCTATAAGGGATTTCATTGTTTCACAAGGAGACTTCATCTACAACCAACTTATAGGACTGGATCAGTCATCAAAAAGGACTGATAACCTATTTATTGAGCTCCCTGTCCTGTCTGCTTTAAAGGATGAATGCAGCAAGTTAGTAGATCTCGTCCAAGCTCAGCCTGGCTCATTGCCTGGGAGTCTTAGGATCGGTCCAAAATACGGAGATGAAAACAGCAAAAGCTTATCTGCTATTTGTTGTCCATTGGAAGAAACTGAAGATTCAAAAATGGCAAGGCTATATCAGGATCAAGAGGTCTGGTGCTCAATGAAGCAGAAGAAAAGCCAGGGTTCTGCCTCCTTATCTAGCCAATACTACATTAAGATCAATGAGGATGAAATTGCCCATGACTATCCTTTACCTGCCTATTATAAGGCATGCAGTGAAGAAACTGATGaatatatagtttttgataGCGGTGGTGGTGTACATGATATAGATGACTTGCCCAAAAACAGGCTCCACAACTGGGCTTTGTACAATTCAGATGCTAGATTGGTTCCGTTAGAACTCCTACCAATGAAACCATGCTCTGAAATTGATGTGACCATATTTGGCTCAGGAGTAATGACTATTGATGATGGATCTGGTTACAACTTGGATGGTGAATGTGCTCGTTCTTCTAGTGGTTTGGCGGATTCTGAAATAGAAGGGATGCCAGTTTTCTTGAGCGAGATTAAGGACTGGGTGATCGAGTTTGGATCTGAGATGGTTTCTATTTTTATACGGACTGATATGTCCTG GTATAGGCTTGGAAAGCCCTCAAAACAATATGCTGCTTGGTACGAGCGGGTCTTGAAAACAGTAAGGGTTGCAGTTAGCATCCTTGCTATGCTAAAGGATGAGATTAGGCTGGCAAGGCTTCCTTTTAATGATGTTATCAAGAGAGTTTCAGATTTCACCAAAGATCATCCCGCCTTTATATCATCCAATAAGGAGGTGGTGGAAAGATACGTGGTTGTGCATGGTCAGATTATTCTGCAGCACTTTTTAGAATTTCCTGACAGAGGTATAAAGAAGTGT CAGTTTGTTATTGGCCTCGTCAAGAAGATGGAAGAGAGACATCATCGGAAATGGCTAGTCAGCAAGAAGAAGGTTGTGTTGAGGAATGGACAAAACTTGAATCCCAGATCTGCAATTGAGCCCGTTGTCTCCAAAAGAAAGCCTATGCAGGCAACAACAACCAGGCTAATCAATAGACTCTGGGGTGGTTATTATTCAAATCACTTACCCGAGGAATCAAATGAAGGAATCCATAGTGAAGTAAAAGAGGAAGATGAGATTGAAGAGCAAGAGGAAAATGAAGAGGAAGATGCTCTTGAGGAGAAATTGGCAGTTCAAGACAAAAGTCAGATACACGGTTCAGCACAACGGCAAACCAAGTCTTGTTCAGGTAGCAAGTTAGTGAAGTGGGTTGGGAAGTCAGTGGGCCAATTACCAACCGGAGAGGCTTTATATAAAAGGGCAACAGTCCATGGATATGAAATTGAAGTTGGTGGGACTGTCCAAGTTGATGAACTAGGAAACGATCTGGCCATCTGTTTTATTGAGTACATGTTTGAAAAAATTGATGGAGATAAAATGTTTCATGGGAGGTTGATGCTACAAGGCTGTGAAACTGTGCTTGGAAACACTGCAAATGAAAGGGAGCTATTTTTGACGGAGCACTGTATGAACTATCAACTAGAAGAAGTCAAACATAGTGTACATGTGAACATCGGATCAACGCCATGGGGTTATCAGCATAGAAAAGCAAACGCCAACACTGAAAAAATGAATAGGGCGCGAGCAGAAGAAAGGAAGAAGATGGGATTGCCCACTGAATATTACTGCAAAAGTTTGTATTCACCCAAGAGGGGTGCCTTCTTTGCTCTTCCCTGTAAATCGATGG TGGGGTCTGGATCTTGCCAAGCATGCAAATCAAAGGAAGCTGACGTTGATAATGAGACGTTTATCCTGCATGATTCTATGAATGGTT ATGTACTAGGAAATAAATACTCAATTCTTGATTATGTCTATGTGAGTCCTAGTTACTTTTCAGCAGAAAAGGAAGGTGAAAGTTTCAAAAGTGGAAGAAATGTTGGATTAAGGGCCCATGTTGTTTGCCAGCTGCTTGAAATTTGCAATCTTAAGAAGTCTCAGCCACGTGATGCTAGTTCAGTTCAGGTCAAAGTTAGAAGATTTTTCAGACCAGAGGACATATCAGTGGCAAAGGCTTACTCTTCAGATATTCGAGAG CTCTACTACAGTGAGGAAATGCATACTGTACTGGTTGATGCGATTGAAGGTAAATGTGAGATCAGGAAAAGGAAAGACCTTCAAATTCAAGATGTCCCTTGCACCTTTGACCATGCTTTCTTCTGTGAATGTCTGTATGATCCCTCCAATGGATCAATCAAGCAA TTGCCATCtcatatgaaaataaaatattcatctgGGAAGCCAAGTGACGATGCTACATACAGAAAGAAAGGAAAATCCAAGGAAGGAGAGGATGACTCAGAAGTTGGTAGACTAAAAGAAGAATCTCAGCGGAACCGCTTGATTTCATTAGATATATTTGCTGGCTGTGGTGGCTTGTCTGAGGGATTGCAGCAATCAG GTGTCTCTTTTACTAAATGGGCTATTGAGTATGATGAAGCTGCTGGAGATGCGTTTAAACTGAATCACCCTGAGGCTTCAGTGTTTGTTAGCAACTGTAATGTAATCTTGAG GGCTGTGATGCAGAAATGTGGTGATGCAGACGACTGCATTTCAACCCCTGAGGCCACTGAATTGGCTGCATCATTGAACCAGGAGGATGTTGATAATCTTCCACTGCCTGGGCAAGTTGATTTTATAAATGGAGGACCTCCTTGCCAG GGTTTTTCTGGAATGAACAGATTCAATCACAGTGCCTGGAGTAAAGTTCAATGTGAAATGATTTTAGCTTTTTTATCTTTCGCTGACTACTATCGACCAAAGTTTTTCCTTTTAGAGAACGTGCGGAATTTTGTGACTTTCAACCAAGGTCAGACATTCCGCTTAACTTTAGCTTCCCTTCTTGAGATGGGATATCAG GTGCGATTTGGTATCCTTGAAGCTGGTGCATTCGGAGTACCTCAGTCGAGGAAGAGGGCCTTCATATGGGCGGCCTCTCCTGAAGAGATGCTTCCCGAGTGGCCGGAGCCAATGCATGTCTTTGCGGCACCAGAATTGAAAATCTCACTGTCAGGAAATTTGTATTACTCTGCTGTTAGGAGTACCGCAAGAGGAGCTCCTCTTCGTCCTCTTACTGTCAGAGATACAATTGGAGATCTCCCGCCAGTGGGCAATGGCGCATCTAACCCAAGCATAGAG TATCAAAGTGATCCTATGTCATGGTTCCAGAAGAAAATTCGTGGAAACATGGAGGTATTAAATGATCACATTGCAAAAGAGATGAATGAGCTTAACCTAATTAGGTGTCAGAGGATTCCCAGGCGTCCTGGTGCAGATTGGCGCGATCTTCCAGATGATAAG GTCAAATTATCTACTGGCCAAGTTGTCGATCTGATACCTTGGTGCTTACCAAATACTGCCAAGAGGCACAATCAGTGGAAGGGTCTTTTTGGAAGGTTGGATTGGGATGGAAACTTTCCAACTTCCATAACAGACCCTCAGCCAATGGGTAAAGTGGGAATGTGCTTTCATCCAGAGCAAGATAGGATTGTCACTGTTCGTGAATGCTCACGTTCTCAG GGCTTTCCGGACAAGTATAAATTTTCTGGCGCTGTTCTTCACAAGCACAGGCAGATTGGGAATGCTGTTCCACCTCCTCTAGCATATGCACTGGGAAGAAAACTCAAGGAAGCTATTGAGAGAAAGTCATTGTAG
- the LOC142539580 gene encoding UDP-glycosyltransferase 83A1-like produces MGKPHVLVLPYPAQGHVIPLMELSQCLANDGIKVTFVNTEFCHQRVVKSMSNKGNHIHETIDLVSIPDGMEPWEDRSDLGKLTETSAKVMPGNLEALIMEINAKGRDEITCVVSDYWLGWSMEVAERFGVKRVAFVPASVAMSALSMNVQKLVDDGIVDSNGTPFKKQVIELSPGMPGINTRNLAWMTIGDFTTQKIIFQFMKDNIKLINLAERVICNTSHELEPAALAYVPNWSTIGPLLASKRLGSSVGHFWTEDSACLDWLDEQPPRSVIYVAFGSFTVFDQTQFQELALGLEGTNRPFLWVVREGTGKSYPEGFEQRVENRGKIVGWAPQQKVLPHPSVSCFVSHCGWNSTMEGVSNGVRFLCWPYFADQFIDESYICDYWRVGLKLDKDESGIITQEEIKNKVEQLLSDEIMKRRAFELQKKSLDCVAEGGSSHKNFQDFVDWIKGE; encoded by the exons ATGGGGAAACCCCATGTTCTAGTTCTGCCATATCCAGCACAAGGCCATGTTATTCCTTTAATGGAGCTTTCCCAATGTTTAGCGAACGATGGCATCAAAGTTACGTTCGTGAACACTGAATTCTGTCACCAACGGGTAGTCAAATCTATGTCCAACAAAGGGAATCACATACATGAAACGATAGATTTGGTTTCGATCCCCGACGGGATGGAACCTTGGGAGGATAGGAGTGATCTTGGAAAGTTGACAGAAACTTCCGCGAAGGTGATGCCTGGAAATTTGGAGGCTTTGATCATGGAGATCAACGCAAAAGGAAGAGATGAAATCACATGTGTTGTTTCAGATTACTGGCTGGGTTGGTCTATGGAGGTGGCCGAGAGATTTGGAGTGAAGAGAGTCGCGTTCGTGCCTGCGTCTGTTGCAATGTCTGCGTTAAGCATGAATGTGCAAAAGCTGGTTGATGATGGGATAGTTGATAGTAACG GAACACCCTTCAAGAAACAGGTAATTGAGCTATCACCAGGCATGCCTGGAATCAACACAAGGAACCTAGCATGGATGACCATCGGAGATTTCACCACACAAAAGATCATATTCCAGTTCATGAAAGATAAcatcaagttgataaatttagCAGAAAGGGTGATCTGTAACACATCCCATGAGCTCGAACCCGCGGCACTCGCCTATGTCCCGAATTGGTCGACCATAGGCCCTCTTCTCGCAAGCAAACGTCTCGGCAGCTCGGTAGGTCATTTCTGGACCGAAGACTCCGCCTGTCTGGATTGGCTCGACGAACAGCCACCACGTTCCGTCATCTACGTTGCATTCGGGAGCTTCACCGTCTTCGATCAAACACAGTTCCAAGAACTGGCGCTTGGCCTGGAAGGCACCAACAGGCCATTCCTATGGGTCGTAAGGGAAGGCACGGGTAAATCCTACCCGGAAGGATTTGAACAAAGAGTCGAGAATCGCGGGAAGATAGTGGGTTGGGCGCCTCAACAGAAGGTTCTGCCACATCCTTCTGTGTCATGCTTCGTGAGCCATTGTGGATGGAATTCGACGATGGAGGGCGTGAGCAACGGGGTGCGGTTCTTGTGCTGGCCGTACtttgcggatcagttcatcgATGAGAGCTACATCTGTGATTACTGGAGGGTTGGATTGAAActagataaagatgaaagtgggATTATCACACAAGAAGAGATTAAGAATAAGGTGGAGCAGCTTCTGAGTGATGAAATTATGAAGAGAAGGGCTTTTGAGCTTCAGAAAAAGTCTTTGGATTGTGTTGCAGAAGGGGGTAGCTCTCACaagaattttcaagattttgtgGATTGGATTAAAGGAGAGTGA